From the genome of Phyllostomus discolor isolate MPI-MPIP mPhyDis1 chromosome 12, mPhyDis1.pri.v3, whole genome shotgun sequence, one region includes:
- the DPY19L3 gene encoding probable C-mannosyltransferase DPY19L3 isoform X2 → MMSIRQRKGAKASEVSEDGAAQQESVTPEREVPSGGCTGRRLWQILSLTAGGAIALCAGVLTSVYLATLHENDLWFSNIKEVEREISFRTECGLYYSYYKQMLQAPSLLQGFHGLMYDNKTESMRTINLLQRMNIYQEVLLSALYRALPVQKYLEPVYFYIYTLFGLQAVYVAALYVTSWLLSGTWLAGLLAACWYVTNRVDTTRVEFTVPLRENWALPFFAVQVAAVTYFLRPNLRPLSERLALLAIFVSTFVFSLTWQFNQFTMLLQALGLFALDSLDMLPALKVTWLYAIQVAALLLVCALQFFNSMILGSLLISFNLSVLIVRRLQKDLKTGNLLSRLGKLSLHLLVVVCLTVFLNNVTKKTLNLKSDEHVFKFLKAKFGFGATRDFDANLYLCEEAFGLLPLDTFGRLSDTLLFHAHVFVLGVTAAAALAVAFRNLSGRPPQEAGACTVSLRPETAYNLMHTILFGFLALSTMRMKYLWTPHLCVFAASGLCSAEVWGPLLRVARLYTPARMCVLRYSVPMLILLSLCYKFWPGMMDELSELREFYDPDTVELMDWIKANTPGTAVFAGSMQLLAGVKLCTGRTLTNHPHYEDSGLRARTKAVYQIYAKRPPEEVHTLLRALGADYVILEDSVCYERRHRRGCRLRDLLDVANGHVMDGPGENEPDLRQAAHPRFCEEVRRDLPAYTQLFTRVFQNKTFHVYRLARDP, encoded by the exons ATGATGTCCATCAGGCAAAGAAAAGGAGCCAAGGCCTCGGAAGTGTCTGAGGATGGCGCCGCCCAGCAGGAGAGTGTGACACCGGAACGTGAGGTGCCGTCTG GAGGCTGTACCGGGAGAAGACTGTGGCAGATCCTGTCACTCACAGCCGGTGGAGCCATAGCCCTCTGTGCTGGAGTGCTGACCTCCGTCTACCTGGCCACTCTACATGAAAATGACCTGTGGTTTTCGAACATTAAG GAGGTGGAGCGGGAGATCTCCTTCCGGACCGAGTGCGGGCTGTACTACTCCTACTACAAGCAGATGCTGCAGGCGCCCAGCCTCCTGCAAG GTTTTCACGGCCTCATGTACGACAACAAAACCGAATCCATGAGGACAATCAACCTCCTGCAGCGAATGAACATTTACCAGGAGGTTCTCCTCAGCGCTCTGTACCGAGCCCTGCCCGTGCAG AAGTACCTGGAGCCGGTCTATTTTTACATCTACACCCTGTTCGGGCTCCAGGCGGTCTACGTCGCGGCCCTCTACGTGACCAGCTGGCTCCTCAGCGGCACGTGGCTGGCGGGGCTGCTGGCCGCGTGCTGGTACGTCACCAACAG AGTCGACACGACCCGGGTAGAGTTCACCGTCCCGCTGCGGGAGAACTGGGCGCTGCCCTTCTTTGCCGTCCAGGTGGCGGCCGTCACGTACTTCCTGAGGCCCAACCTGCGGCCTCTGTCTGAG AGGCTGGCCCTTCTCGCCATTTTCGTGTCGACCTTCGTCTTCAGCCTGACCTGGCAGTTCAATCAGTTCACGATGCTGCTGCAGGCGCTGGGGCTGTTCGCCCTGGACTCCCTGGATATGCTGCCGGCCCTGAAG GTGACGTGGCTGTACGCGATTCAGGTCGCAGCTCTGCTCCTGGTCTGCGCCCTTCAGTTCTTCAACTCCATGATTCTTGGGTCGCTGCTCATCAGTTTCAACCTCTCAGTGTTGATTGTACGAAGACTTCAG AAAGATCTGAAGACTGGAAACCTCCTTAGCAGGCTTGGGAAGCTGTCGCTACACTTACTCGTGGTCGTGTGTTTGACGGTTTTCCTCAACAACGTCACCAAG AAAACCCTCAACCTGAAGTCAGACGAGCACGTGTTTAAGTTTCTGAAAGCAAAGTTTGGCTTCGGAGCGACAAG AGACTTCGACGCCAACCTGTACCTCTGCGAAGAGGCCTTTGGCCTCCTGCCCTTGGACACCTTCGGGAGGCTCTCGGACACCCTGCTTTTCCACGCCCACGTGTTCGTCCTGGGCGTCACCGCGGCGGCCGCGCTGGCCGTCGCCTTCCGCAACCTCAG CGGCCGGCCGCCCCAGGAGGCCGGAGCCTGCACTGTCAGCCTGCGGCCAGAGACCGCCTACAACTTGATGCACACCATCCTGTTTGGGTTCCTGGCCCTGAGCACGATGAG GATGAAGTACCTGTGGACGCCGCACCTGTGCGTGTTCGCAGCCTCTGGCCTGTGCAGCGCGGAAGTGTGGGGGCCGCTTCTGAGGGTGGCCCGCCTGTACACCCCAGCGAGG ATGTGCGTATTGCGGTATTCAGTTCCGATGCTGATCCTGCTCTCGCTGTGCTACAAG TTCTGGCCAGGAATGATGGATGAGCTGTCGGAGTTGAGGGAATTCTATGACCCAGATACAGTGGAGCTGATGGACTGGATTAA GGCTAACACCCCAGGGACGGCGGTGTTTGCTGGGAGCATGCAGCTGCTGGCCGGGGTCAAGCTGTGCACGGGCCGGACCCTCACCAACCACCCCCACTACGAGGACAGCGGCCTGCGGGCCCGGACCAAGGCC gtcTACCAGATCTATGCGAAGAGGCCCCCGGAGGAGGTGCACACCCTGCTGCGGGCCCTGGGCGCCGACTACGTCATCCTGGAGGACAGCGTCTGCTACGAGCGGCGGCACCGGCGTGGCTGCCGGCTGCGGGACCTGCTGGACGTGGCCAACGGGCAC GTGATGGACGGCCCAGGGGAGAACGAGCCGGACCTGAGGCAGGCCGCCCACCCCCGCTTCTGCGAGGAGGTCCGGCGGGACCTGCCCGCCTACACGCAGCTCTTCACGCGGGTGTTCCAGAACAAGACGTTCCACGTGTACAGGCTGGCCCGGGACCCGTGA
- the DPY19L3 gene encoding probable C-mannosyltransferase DPY19L3 isoform X1, whose protein sequence is MMSIRQRKGAKASEVSEDGAAQQESVTPEREVPSGGCTGRRLWQILSLTAGGAIALCAGVLTSVYLATLHENDLWFSNIKEVEREISFRTECGLYYSYYKQMLQAPSLLQGFHGLMYDNKTESMRTINLLQRMNIYQEVLLSALYRALPVQKYLEPVYFYIYTLFGLQAVYVAALYVTSWLLSGTWLAGLLAACWYVTNRVDTTRVEFTVPLRENWALPFFAVQVAAVTYFLRPNLRPLSERLALLAIFVSTFVFSLTWQFNQFTMLLQALGLFALDSLDMLPALKVTWLYAIQVAALLLVCALQFFNSMILGSLLISFNLSVLIVRRLQKDLKTGNLLSRLGKLSLHLLVVVCLTVFLNNVTKKTLNLKSDEHVFKFLKAKFGFGATRDFDANLYLCEEAFGLLPLDTFGRLSDTLLFHAHVFVLGVTAAAALAVAFRNLSGSPGRPPQEAGACTVSLRPETAYNLMHTILFGFLALSTMRMKYLWTPHLCVFAASGLCSAEVWGPLLRVARLYTPARMCVLRYSVPMLILLSLCYKFWPGMMDELSELREFYDPDTVELMDWIKANTPGTAVFAGSMQLLAGVKLCTGRTLTNHPHYEDSGLRARTKAVYQIYAKRPPEEVHTLLRALGADYVILEDSVCYERRHRRGCRLRDLLDVANGHVMDGPGENEPDLRQAAHPRFCEEVRRDLPAYTQLFTRVFQNKTFHVYRLARDP, encoded by the exons ATGATGTCCATCAGGCAAAGAAAAGGAGCCAAGGCCTCGGAAGTGTCTGAGGATGGCGCCGCCCAGCAGGAGAGTGTGACACCGGAACGTGAGGTGCCGTCTG GAGGCTGTACCGGGAGAAGACTGTGGCAGATCCTGTCACTCACAGCCGGTGGAGCCATAGCCCTCTGTGCTGGAGTGCTGACCTCCGTCTACCTGGCCACTCTACATGAAAATGACCTGTGGTTTTCGAACATTAAG GAGGTGGAGCGGGAGATCTCCTTCCGGACCGAGTGCGGGCTGTACTACTCCTACTACAAGCAGATGCTGCAGGCGCCCAGCCTCCTGCAAG GTTTTCACGGCCTCATGTACGACAACAAAACCGAATCCATGAGGACAATCAACCTCCTGCAGCGAATGAACATTTACCAGGAGGTTCTCCTCAGCGCTCTGTACCGAGCCCTGCCCGTGCAG AAGTACCTGGAGCCGGTCTATTTTTACATCTACACCCTGTTCGGGCTCCAGGCGGTCTACGTCGCGGCCCTCTACGTGACCAGCTGGCTCCTCAGCGGCACGTGGCTGGCGGGGCTGCTGGCCGCGTGCTGGTACGTCACCAACAG AGTCGACACGACCCGGGTAGAGTTCACCGTCCCGCTGCGGGAGAACTGGGCGCTGCCCTTCTTTGCCGTCCAGGTGGCGGCCGTCACGTACTTCCTGAGGCCCAACCTGCGGCCTCTGTCTGAG AGGCTGGCCCTTCTCGCCATTTTCGTGTCGACCTTCGTCTTCAGCCTGACCTGGCAGTTCAATCAGTTCACGATGCTGCTGCAGGCGCTGGGGCTGTTCGCCCTGGACTCCCTGGATATGCTGCCGGCCCTGAAG GTGACGTGGCTGTACGCGATTCAGGTCGCAGCTCTGCTCCTGGTCTGCGCCCTTCAGTTCTTCAACTCCATGATTCTTGGGTCGCTGCTCATCAGTTTCAACCTCTCAGTGTTGATTGTACGAAGACTTCAG AAAGATCTGAAGACTGGAAACCTCCTTAGCAGGCTTGGGAAGCTGTCGCTACACTTACTCGTGGTCGTGTGTTTGACGGTTTTCCTCAACAACGTCACCAAG AAAACCCTCAACCTGAAGTCAGACGAGCACGTGTTTAAGTTTCTGAAAGCAAAGTTTGGCTTCGGAGCGACAAG AGACTTCGACGCCAACCTGTACCTCTGCGAAGAGGCCTTTGGCCTCCTGCCCTTGGACACCTTCGGGAGGCTCTCGGACACCCTGCTTTTCCACGCCCACGTGTTCGTCCTGGGCGTCACCGCGGCGGCCGCGCTGGCCGTCGCCTTCCGCAACCTCAG CGGCTCTCCCGGCCGGCCGCCCCAGGAGGCCGGAGCCTGCACTGTCAGCCTGCGGCCAGAGACCGCCTACAACTTGATGCACACCATCCTGTTTGGGTTCCTGGCCCTGAGCACGATGAG GATGAAGTACCTGTGGACGCCGCACCTGTGCGTGTTCGCAGCCTCTGGCCTGTGCAGCGCGGAAGTGTGGGGGCCGCTTCTGAGGGTGGCCCGCCTGTACACCCCAGCGAGG ATGTGCGTATTGCGGTATTCAGTTCCGATGCTGATCCTGCTCTCGCTGTGCTACAAG TTCTGGCCAGGAATGATGGATGAGCTGTCGGAGTTGAGGGAATTCTATGACCCAGATACAGTGGAGCTGATGGACTGGATTAA GGCTAACACCCCAGGGACGGCGGTGTTTGCTGGGAGCATGCAGCTGCTGGCCGGGGTCAAGCTGTGCACGGGCCGGACCCTCACCAACCACCCCCACTACGAGGACAGCGGCCTGCGGGCCCGGACCAAGGCC gtcTACCAGATCTATGCGAAGAGGCCCCCGGAGGAGGTGCACACCCTGCTGCGGGCCCTGGGCGCCGACTACGTCATCCTGGAGGACAGCGTCTGCTACGAGCGGCGGCACCGGCGTGGCTGCCGGCTGCGGGACCTGCTGGACGTGGCCAACGGGCAC GTGATGGACGGCCCAGGGGAGAACGAGCCGGACCTGAGGCAGGCCGCCCACCCCCGCTTCTGCGAGGAGGTCCGGCGGGACCTGCCCGCCTACACGCAGCTCTTCACGCGGGTGTTCCAGAACAAGACGTTCCACGTGTACAGGCTGGCCCGGGACCCGTGA
- the DPY19L3 gene encoding probable C-mannosyltransferase DPY19L3 isoform X3, translating to MMSIRQRKGAKASEVSEDGAAQQESVTPEREVPSGGCTGRRLWQILSLTAGGAIALCAGVLTSVYLATLHENDLWFSNIKEVEREISFRTECGLYYSYYKQMLQAPSLLQGFHGLMYDNKTESMRTINLLQRMNIYQEVLLSALYRALPVQKYLEPVYFYIYTLFGLQAVYVAALYVTSWLLSGTWLAGLLAACWYVTNRVDTTRVEFTVPLRENWALPFFAVQVAAVTYFLRPNLRPLSERLALLAIFVSTFVFSLTWQFNQFTMLLQALGLFALDSLDMLPALKKDLKTGNLLSRLGKLSLHLLVVVCLTVFLNNVTKKTLNLKSDEHVFKFLKAKFGFGATRDFDANLYLCEEAFGLLPLDTFGRLSDTLLFHAHVFVLGVTAAAALAVAFRNLSGSPGRPPQEAGACTVSLRPETAYNLMHTILFGFLALSTMRMKYLWTPHLCVFAASGLCSAEVWGPLLRVARLYTPARMCVLRYSVPMLILLSLCYKFWPGMMDELSELREFYDPDTVELMDWIKANTPGTAVFAGSMQLLAGVKLCTGRTLTNHPHYEDSGLRARTKAVYQIYAKRPPEEVHTLLRALGADYVILEDSVCYERRHRRGCRLRDLLDVANGHVMDGPGENEPDLRQAAHPRFCEEVRRDLPAYTQLFTRVFQNKTFHVYRLARDP from the exons ATGATGTCCATCAGGCAAAGAAAAGGAGCCAAGGCCTCGGAAGTGTCTGAGGATGGCGCCGCCCAGCAGGAGAGTGTGACACCGGAACGTGAGGTGCCGTCTG GAGGCTGTACCGGGAGAAGACTGTGGCAGATCCTGTCACTCACAGCCGGTGGAGCCATAGCCCTCTGTGCTGGAGTGCTGACCTCCGTCTACCTGGCCACTCTACATGAAAATGACCTGTGGTTTTCGAACATTAAG GAGGTGGAGCGGGAGATCTCCTTCCGGACCGAGTGCGGGCTGTACTACTCCTACTACAAGCAGATGCTGCAGGCGCCCAGCCTCCTGCAAG GTTTTCACGGCCTCATGTACGACAACAAAACCGAATCCATGAGGACAATCAACCTCCTGCAGCGAATGAACATTTACCAGGAGGTTCTCCTCAGCGCTCTGTACCGAGCCCTGCCCGTGCAG AAGTACCTGGAGCCGGTCTATTTTTACATCTACACCCTGTTCGGGCTCCAGGCGGTCTACGTCGCGGCCCTCTACGTGACCAGCTGGCTCCTCAGCGGCACGTGGCTGGCGGGGCTGCTGGCCGCGTGCTGGTACGTCACCAACAG AGTCGACACGACCCGGGTAGAGTTCACCGTCCCGCTGCGGGAGAACTGGGCGCTGCCCTTCTTTGCCGTCCAGGTGGCGGCCGTCACGTACTTCCTGAGGCCCAACCTGCGGCCTCTGTCTGAG AGGCTGGCCCTTCTCGCCATTTTCGTGTCGACCTTCGTCTTCAGCCTGACCTGGCAGTTCAATCAGTTCACGATGCTGCTGCAGGCGCTGGGGCTGTTCGCCCTGGACTCCCTGGATATGCTGCCGGCCCTGAAG AAAGATCTGAAGACTGGAAACCTCCTTAGCAGGCTTGGGAAGCTGTCGCTACACTTACTCGTGGTCGTGTGTTTGACGGTTTTCCTCAACAACGTCACCAAG AAAACCCTCAACCTGAAGTCAGACGAGCACGTGTTTAAGTTTCTGAAAGCAAAGTTTGGCTTCGGAGCGACAAG AGACTTCGACGCCAACCTGTACCTCTGCGAAGAGGCCTTTGGCCTCCTGCCCTTGGACACCTTCGGGAGGCTCTCGGACACCCTGCTTTTCCACGCCCACGTGTTCGTCCTGGGCGTCACCGCGGCGGCCGCGCTGGCCGTCGCCTTCCGCAACCTCAG CGGCTCTCCCGGCCGGCCGCCCCAGGAGGCCGGAGCCTGCACTGTCAGCCTGCGGCCAGAGACCGCCTACAACTTGATGCACACCATCCTGTTTGGGTTCCTGGCCCTGAGCACGATGAG GATGAAGTACCTGTGGACGCCGCACCTGTGCGTGTTCGCAGCCTCTGGCCTGTGCAGCGCGGAAGTGTGGGGGCCGCTTCTGAGGGTGGCCCGCCTGTACACCCCAGCGAGG ATGTGCGTATTGCGGTATTCAGTTCCGATGCTGATCCTGCTCTCGCTGTGCTACAAG TTCTGGCCAGGAATGATGGATGAGCTGTCGGAGTTGAGGGAATTCTATGACCCAGATACAGTGGAGCTGATGGACTGGATTAA GGCTAACACCCCAGGGACGGCGGTGTTTGCTGGGAGCATGCAGCTGCTGGCCGGGGTCAAGCTGTGCACGGGCCGGACCCTCACCAACCACCCCCACTACGAGGACAGCGGCCTGCGGGCCCGGACCAAGGCC gtcTACCAGATCTATGCGAAGAGGCCCCCGGAGGAGGTGCACACCCTGCTGCGGGCCCTGGGCGCCGACTACGTCATCCTGGAGGACAGCGTCTGCTACGAGCGGCGGCACCGGCGTGGCTGCCGGCTGCGGGACCTGCTGGACGTGGCCAACGGGCAC GTGATGGACGGCCCAGGGGAGAACGAGCCGGACCTGAGGCAGGCCGCCCACCCCCGCTTCTGCGAGGAGGTCCGGCGGGACCTGCCCGCCTACACGCAGCTCTTCACGCGGGTGTTCCAGAACAAGACGTTCCACGTGTACAGGCTGGCCCGGGACCCGTGA